ACTGTAGTCGCTGACGAGCAAATAGAAACCGACGGATTGGATGCTTATCAGAGTGACGATGAGGTAAAATTGAAAAAGCGGCGAGTCTATGAAAGCCCTGTTTCTGGGAAAAAAGTTGTTGACCAAGAAACCCAGACTGTTTACTCCAAATACGTGTTGTCTGCGAAAGTCGAGACCATGATATTAAAGAACGAGATGTCAACTTCACAAGACTGCAAACACAAAATTGTTAGTAGCTTGTCTTACGACTACATTAGTCAGGACTGTGACTTGATGACGCATTTTGTAGGTCTTACACCCAAACAGTTTGAAGTTCTGTATGGGTTTCTCAATGATATTTGTCCATTGGAGAAAATAAATTACTGGAACTTCAGAGAATCAGCCGACTCAGAAAAGTCAACCAGAGGTCCAGAATCAGAGTTCTCTTGTCGTGAAAAACTTTTCATAACCCTTGTTCGACTGAGACGAGGGTTTACCCTCAAGACGCTAGCTTTACTTTTATCTTCGCCAGACAGAAAAATTGAACAACCCCAGGTGAGAAAAATATTCACCACCTATATACAGTTGATGTTTAAAGTATTTAGAGACATGGAGATGATGTTTCCTAATAGAGCACATTTAAGGCGCTTTATTCCAAGAGTTTTCAAGGCCATCAAGAACATACGGTGCATCGTTGACTGCACTGAGTTTCGAGTTGAGTGTTCGAGGAATTTTGCCAGGCAGGGAAACACCTTTTCGGCATACAAACATACCAATAGGTTTAAGTGCCTGATTGCAGTTACTCCAAATGGTGGTGCATGCTTTGTATCTGTTTTGTATGAAGGCGACATTGATGACATTGcaatttttaaagaaagtggTATTTTGAAGCACCTAGAGCCAGGAGATCTTGTAATGGCAGATCGCGGTTTCACAGTTCGTGAACTGCTGAATCCTAGACAAGTACAACTTATGATACCTGCATTCCTCAAAGGAAGGAAAAGTTTGACTGCAGCAGAGGAATTGGAGACACGCCGCATTGCAAAAGCAAGGATCCATGTTGAACGCTTCAATGAACGCCTTAAGCAGTTTAGGCTTGTAAGCAGAAAGCTTCCACTTTCCCTCGCACCCCTTGCAACTCAGTTGGTGGTAGTTGCTGCTTGTCTTGTTAATTTTCAGGGGACCCTTTGTAAGTGAAATATTAGAGAACCTGGCATTTTTGCCAACAGACTGGATTTTGTGGATTTTATAATAATATGTTTTGTGCATGTTTAAGgaagagcaaaaagaaaattcttttATCGCAAGCATAATTTATTACTAGAGTGGCGCAGTGGCGTAATGGTTAGTGCACTCTGTAACTGGATTGAGCGGTCCGGGTTCGAGGCCTGGCCGgggtcattgtgttgtgttcttgggcaagacacttcactctcatagtgcctctctccacccaggtgtataaatggatacCGACGACATAATGCTGGGGGgtaccctgcgatggactagcatcccatttaggggggagtagaaatattcCTAGCGGCTTAATGCTAATAGAAACCGGGATACGTTCCAGCAAGTATGGGCCACTTGGCTTTAGGCTTCCCCCCTTCCTTATCATTTATTACTCTCTAAGGTTTAGGCCCACAGCCTTCAATGAGTTTCTCTTCCCCTCCCAtctttctttgtttaattttaggggagagggagggggttGGGTGCACTTATATTGTGGCCAATGCCCCTTTATAGTTCTTCTTATAATATAATTTCACCACACCCCCTTGTGTAGCCTTTTTGTTTCCATCCCATTGAAAACGAATCATTACAAGTTACAATTCTTTTATTAACATGTATATATGCGAGGTGTACAGAACAAAACAATGGATGTGTTCGAAGTTGTCGATGTCTCTGGAAAGTTCTTATAATATAATATCACCCCACCCTGTAGCCCTTTTGTTTACATCCTATTTAAAATAAATCCTtgtaagttttatttatttacatgtattacatgtatttacatgtataaatgTGGCTTGCACAAAGCAAGTGCCGTCGAAGATCTGCAGTAAACATG
Above is a window of Montipora capricornis isolate CH-2021 chromosome 6, ASM3666992v2, whole genome shotgun sequence DNA encoding:
- the LOC138050725 gene encoding uncharacterized protein, translating into MVGTKHCSWGNFTMDSRYPKRWPDSLKKIEESGKKVFIPFVKPSQDLEKCRRWIVACSRKFFTEKNISRNTYICALHWPGESGPTEEFPDPLKANLTPEQASRASVKRKAPAERVRPVTKAAKKTVVADEQIETDGLDAYQSDDEVKLKKRRVYESPVSGKKVVDQETQTVYSKYVLSAKVETMILKNEMSTSQDCKHKIVSSLSYDYISQDCDLMTHFVGLTPKQFEVLYGFLNDICPLEKINYWNFRESADSEKSTRGPESEFSCREKLFITLVRLRRGFTLKTLALLLSSPDRKIEQPQVRKIFTTYIQLMFKVFRDMEMMFPNRAHLRRFIPRVFKAIKNIRCIVDCTEFRVECSRNFARQGNTFSAYKHTNRFKCLIAVTPNGGACFVSVLYEGDIDDIAIFKESGILKHLEPGDLVMADRGFTVRELLNPRQVQLMIPAFLKGRKSLTAAEELETRRIAKARIHVERFNERLKQFRLVSRKLPLSLAPLATQLVVVAACLVNFQGTLCK